In one Corallococcus sp. EGB genomic region, the following are encoded:
- a CDS encoding serine/threonine-protein kinase produces MKKPTFFGKYLLLERINVGGMAEVFIAKAFGVEGFERILAIKKILPTMAEDDEFITMFIDEARISVQLNHANIVHIHELGKHEDTYFIAMEYVAGRDVRTLLERYRRRKEIMPTAQAVFVVSKMCEGLDYAHRKKDARGQDLHIIHRDVSPQNILVSYEGEVKIIDFGIAKAANRSQKTQAGILKGKFGYMSPEQVRGMPIDRRSDIFAVGVLLYEMLTGEKLFVGESDFSTLEKVRNADIPLPREFNPNIPAGLEKVVLKALAREPEDRYQWASDLQEDLMRFLLAGDAIYSSKHLSGFMKEAFAEDMLREAEKMERYASVERPDQIEHSGVTVPPPTPAPRPTAQKKSPAASSTGSPVGRASTAPAQPAPGYIPPPSAEELAEMDGAADKTQIVDSTHTFRAPETRIADSSVVVDDSVTGRTENPIDRAGHHTSASPFAQDDSPRGKGKSGPKSQVIIGDEGGEAYAGATMIGPAPTAPPARSRGGSAAPVLATEEEEETTGNITVPVGSRHNGLRAQAAEEEDPDGAYDDQGDEYDRDGQDPDDYGDEGQEGEEPPYDDEADGPAPLPQKAPKIAKPAPPARVDKPKAPAGPKKPLPKPAIIGMAAGAGLLILVAVIFVVRGSSTGSVNFVAPVGASVLVDGEAVNANQVIELSAGIHNVTASAPGYQPVTQQIEVTAGQAAAPILLSLKADAPPPKQPEPKAPQPEEPPPTTPPVVDNTPPPTTPEPPQEKPAEPPAPKTFTALFEGQEGAEISVDGKSLGKLPGAKLGDLVMGKKYTFTAKRAGFKPFSGDFTSNGDAEVRVPVDMVAEAPPPEPKPKPAPPEPKPAPPEPKPKPVPVAQAPKPPPEPKPKPAAAAMGKFACSTLPAGAQIWVDGKNTGRVTPVPLGNPLSLPVGKRKVVFKLNGTSTKPQVVVVEAEGVAKLINVKVE; encoded by the coding sequence ATGAAGAAGCCGACCTTCTTTGGGAAGTACCTGCTCCTCGAGCGCATCAACGTCGGCGGTATGGCCGAGGTCTTCATCGCGAAGGCCTTTGGCGTCGAGGGCTTCGAGCGCATCCTCGCCATCAAGAAGATCCTTCCGACGATGGCGGAGGATGACGAGTTCATCACGATGTTCATCGACGAGGCGCGGATCAGCGTTCAGCTGAACCACGCCAACATCGTGCACATCCACGAGCTCGGGAAGCACGAGGACACCTACTTCATCGCCATGGAGTACGTGGCAGGCCGTGACGTCCGCACGCTCCTGGAGCGCTACCGTCGCCGCAAGGAGATCATGCCCACCGCTCAGGCGGTGTTCGTCGTCTCCAAGATGTGCGAGGGCCTGGACTACGCCCACCGCAAGAAGGACGCGCGCGGCCAGGACCTGCACATCATCCACCGCGACGTCTCCCCGCAGAACATCCTCGTCTCGTACGAAGGCGAGGTGAAGATCATCGACTTTGGCATCGCCAAGGCCGCCAACCGCTCTCAGAAGACGCAGGCCGGCATCCTCAAGGGGAAGTTCGGCTACATGAGCCCGGAGCAGGTCCGGGGCATGCCCATTGACCGGCGCAGCGACATCTTCGCGGTCGGCGTGCTGCTCTACGAAATGCTCACGGGCGAGAAGCTCTTCGTGGGCGAGTCGGACTTCTCCACGCTGGAGAAGGTGCGCAACGCGGACATCCCGCTGCCACGCGAGTTCAATCCGAACATCCCCGCGGGTCTGGAGAAGGTCGTCCTCAAGGCGCTCGCGCGTGAGCCCGAGGATCGCTACCAGTGGGCGTCCGACCTCCAGGAGGACCTGATGCGCTTCCTCCTCGCGGGGGACGCCATCTACTCCTCGAAGCACCTGTCCGGCTTCATGAAGGAGGCCTTCGCCGAGGACATGCTCCGCGAGGCGGAGAAGATGGAGCGCTATGCCTCCGTCGAGCGGCCGGATCAGATTGAGCACTCGGGGGTGACGGTTCCGCCTCCCACCCCGGCGCCCCGTCCGACCGCGCAGAAGAAGTCGCCTGCGGCGTCCTCGACCGGTTCGCCCGTGGGGCGCGCCTCCACCGCGCCCGCCCAGCCCGCGCCGGGCTACATCCCGCCGCCGTCCGCCGAGGAGCTGGCGGAGATGGATGGCGCCGCGGACAAGACGCAGATTGTCGACTCCACGCACACCTTCCGCGCGCCGGAGACTCGCATCGCGGACAGCAGCGTCGTCGTGGACGACAGCGTCACCGGCCGCACGGAGAACCCCATCGACAGGGCGGGGCACCACACCAGTGCCTCTCCCTTCGCGCAGGACGACAGCCCTCGCGGCAAGGGCAAGAGCGGCCCCAAGTCCCAGGTCATCATCGGCGACGAGGGCGGCGAGGCCTATGCGGGCGCGACCATGATCGGTCCGGCTCCGACAGCGCCTCCTGCGCGCTCCCGCGGTGGCTCGGCGGCCCCGGTGCTGGCGACCGAGGAAGAGGAGGAGACCACCGGCAACATCACCGTCCCGGTGGGCTCGCGCCACAACGGCCTGCGTGCGCAGGCGGCCGAGGAGGAAGACCCGGACGGCGCCTACGACGACCAGGGCGACGAGTACGACCGCGACGGCCAGGACCCGGACGATTACGGAGACGAGGGGCAGGAGGGCGAAGAGCCGCCCTACGACGACGAGGCCGATGGCCCGGCGCCCCTCCCGCAGAAGGCTCCCAAGATCGCGAAGCCGGCTCCGCCCGCCAGGGTGGACAAGCCCAAGGCGCCTGCCGGCCCGAAGAAGCCGCTGCCCAAGCCCGCCATCATCGGCATGGCCGCGGGCGCGGGCCTGTTGATCCTCGTCGCGGTGATCTTCGTGGTCCGTGGCTCGTCCACGGGCTCCGTGAACTTCGTCGCGCCCGTAGGCGCCTCCGTCCTCGTGGACGGTGAGGCCGTGAACGCGAACCAGGTCATCGAGCTGTCCGCGGGCATCCACAACGTGACAGCCTCGGCTCCGGGCTATCAGCCCGTGACGCAGCAGATTGAAGTCACCGCCGGTCAGGCTGCGGCCCCCATCCTCCTCAGCCTGAAGGCGGATGCGCCGCCTCCCAAGCAGCCAGAGCCCAAGGCTCCCCAGCCCGAGGAGCCGCCGCCCACGACGCCGCCGGTGGTGGACAACACGCCACCGCCCACGACGCCGGAGCCGCCCCAGGAGAAGCCCGCCGAGCCGCCCGCGCCGAAGACGTTCACCGCCCTGTTCGAAGGCCAGGAGGGCGCGGAGATCTCCGTCGACGGCAAGTCCCTGGGCAAGCTGCCCGGGGCGAAGCTCGGCGACCTGGTGATGGGCAAGAAGTACACGTTCACGGCGAAGCGTGCGGGCTTCAAGCCGTTCTCCGGTGACTTCACGTCCAACGGTGACGCCGAGGTGCGCGTCCCCGTGGACATGGTGGCCGAGGCCCCTCCGCCCGAGCCGAAGCCGAAGCCCGCGCCTCCGGAGCCCAAGCCCGCGCCTCCGGAGCCCAAGCCCAAGCCCGTGCCCGTGGCGCAGGCTCCGAAGCCGCCTCCGGAGCCCAAGCCCAAGCCCGCGGCCGCGGCGATGGGCAAGTTCGCCTGCAGCACCTTGCCGGCGGGCGCTCAAATCTGGGTGGATGGGAAGAACACGGGCCGTGTCACTCCCGTGCCGCTGGGCAACCCGCTGTCCCTGCCGGTGGGCAAGCGCAAGGTCGTCTTCAAGCTCAATGGGACGTCGACCAAGCCCCAGGTCGTGGTGGTCGAGGCAGAAGGTGTGGCCAAGCTCATCAACGTCAAGGTGGAATGA
- a CDS encoding KamA family radical SAM protein, with the protein MSTTSTRGKPDAGPAQQPFTYPLRKEFVEPDWRRIPGYKDVTAAEWESSVWQRKHTVKNLRELKAALGPLLPDDLAASMELDQKERATMSILVPPQMLNTMNLEDLWNDPVRRYMLPAIADRRTDWPNHPRASRDSLHEQDMWVVEGLTHRYPTKVLAEMLPTCPQYCGHCTRMDLVGNDVPQVSKHKFGTAQKERYELMLDYLRRTPTVRDVVVSGGDIANLPIQALEPFVSALMDIPNIRDIRLASKGLMALPQHFLQDNVLAGLDRLAKKAVERGVDLAMHTHVNHAQQLTPLVGKAVRKLLDMGFRDVRNQGVLLRGVNDSPKALLDLCFTLLDHAKILPYYFYMCDMIPNSEHWRLSVAQAQKLQHDIMGYMPGFATPRIVCDVPFVGKRWVHQVAEYDRERGISYWTKNYRTSVEANDAGALERKYEYFDPIDTLPESGQAWWRDQPKAA; encoded by the coding sequence ATGAGCACGACGTCTACTCGAGGCAAGCCCGACGCTGGCCCCGCGCAGCAGCCTTTCACCTATCCCCTTCGCAAGGAGTTCGTGGAGCCCGACTGGCGGCGCATCCCGGGCTACAAGGACGTCACCGCGGCGGAGTGGGAGAGCTCGGTGTGGCAGCGCAAGCACACCGTGAAGAACCTGCGCGAGCTGAAGGCCGCGCTCGGGCCGTTGCTGCCGGACGACCTGGCGGCGAGCATGGAACTGGACCAGAAGGAGCGGGCGACGATGTCCATCCTCGTCCCGCCCCAGATGCTCAACACCATGAACCTGGAGGACCTGTGGAACGACCCGGTCCGCAGGTACATGCTGCCGGCGATCGCCGACCGCCGCACGGACTGGCCCAACCACCCGCGCGCCAGCCGTGACAGCCTCCACGAGCAGGACATGTGGGTCGTCGAGGGCCTGACGCACCGCTATCCGACGAAGGTGCTGGCGGAGATGCTGCCCACGTGCCCGCAGTACTGCGGCCACTGCACGCGCATGGACCTGGTGGGCAACGACGTCCCGCAGGTGTCCAAGCACAAGTTCGGGACGGCGCAGAAGGAGCGCTACGAGCTGATGCTGGACTACCTGCGCCGCACGCCCACCGTGCGCGACGTGGTGGTGTCCGGCGGCGACATCGCGAACCTGCCCATCCAGGCGCTGGAGCCGTTCGTCAGCGCGCTGATGGACATCCCGAACATCCGCGACATCCGCCTGGCGTCCAAGGGGCTCATGGCGCTGCCGCAGCACTTCCTCCAGGACAACGTGCTGGCGGGGCTGGACCGGCTGGCGAAGAAGGCCGTGGAGCGCGGGGTGGACCTGGCGATGCACACGCACGTCAACCACGCGCAGCAGCTCACGCCGCTGGTGGGCAAGGCGGTGCGCAAGCTGCTCGACATGGGCTTCCGCGACGTGCGCAACCAGGGCGTGCTCTTGCGCGGCGTGAACGACAGCCCCAAGGCGCTGTTGGACCTGTGCTTCACGCTGCTCGACCACGCGAAGATCCTGCCGTACTACTTCTACATGTGCGACATGATCCCCAACAGCGAGCACTGGCGGCTGTCGGTGGCGCAGGCACAGAAGCTCCAGCACGACATCATGGGCTACATGCCGGGCTTCGCCACGCCGCGCATCGTCTGTGACGTGCCGTTCGTGGGGAAGCGCTGGGTGCACCAGGTGGCGGAGTACGACCGCGAGCGCGGCATCTCCTACTGGACCAAGAACTACCGCACGAGCGTGGAAGCGAACGACGCCGGCGCGCTTGAACGGAAGTACGAGTACTTCGATCCTATCGACACGCTGCCGGAGTCCGGCCAGGCGTGGTGGCGGGATCAGCCCAAGGCGGCGTGA
- a CDS encoding KamA family radical SAM protein, producing the protein MDSSAGAMAPLSSPRPSLSAEGRARLFPSATDAEWADWRWQQRHSVRNLEQLERYVRLTPEERAGVQETSSLFRIGISPYYLSLIDPEHASCPVRMQSIPVRAEARVRPGELADPLGEDKTRPEECIVHKYPDRVLFLAIDTCSVYCRHCTRRRITKGGEAELTKDQMRRGIDYVRSHPEVRDVLISGGDPFLLSEERLESLLAPLSEIPHVEMIRIGTRVPVVLPMRVTDSLARLLRRYAPVYVITHFNHPKEVTPEAREACERLVDHGVPVENQAVLMRQLNSDARIIKELSHVLLRSRVRPYYLHQMDVAEGCEHLRTPIAKGLEILEQLRGHTSGLAVPHLAVDLPGGGGKVTLQPDYVVERGERETLFRNYKGETYAYPEPEETDCSCPYDEVWQARSRELGFRGR; encoded by the coding sequence ATGGATTCCTCCGCGGGCGCGATGGCGCCCCTGTCGTCTCCCCGTCCCTCGCTCAGTGCCGAGGGGCGGGCCCGGTTGTTCCCCTCCGCGACCGACGCGGAGTGGGCGGACTGGCGCTGGCAGCAGCGTCACTCGGTGCGCAACCTGGAGCAACTGGAGCGCTACGTGCGCCTGACCCCGGAGGAGCGCGCCGGGGTGCAGGAGACGTCCTCGCTGTTCCGCATTGGCATCAGCCCGTACTACCTGTCGCTCATCGATCCGGAGCACGCGTCGTGTCCGGTGCGCATGCAGTCCATTCCGGTGCGCGCGGAGGCGCGGGTGCGGCCCGGGGAGCTGGCGGATCCGCTGGGCGAGGACAAGACGCGCCCGGAGGAGTGCATCGTCCACAAGTATCCGGACCGGGTGCTGTTCCTGGCCATCGATACGTGCTCGGTCTACTGCCGCCACTGCACGCGGCGGCGCATCACCAAGGGCGGCGAGGCGGAGCTCACCAAGGACCAGATGCGCCGGGGCATCGACTACGTGCGCAGCCACCCCGAGGTGCGCGACGTGCTCATCTCCGGCGGCGATCCGTTCCTCTTGAGCGAGGAGCGGCTGGAGTCGCTGCTCGCGCCGCTGAGCGAGATTCCGCACGTGGAGATGATCCGCATCGGGACGCGGGTGCCCGTGGTGCTGCCCATGCGCGTCACGGACTCGCTGGCGCGCCTGCTGCGCCGCTACGCGCCCGTCTACGTCATCACCCACTTCAACCACCCGAAGGAAGTGACGCCGGAAGCGCGTGAGGCGTGCGAGCGGTTGGTGGACCACGGCGTGCCGGTGGAGAACCAGGCGGTGCTGATGCGGCAGCTCAACTCGGATGCGCGCATCATCAAGGAGCTGTCGCACGTGCTCCTGCGCAGCCGCGTGCGGCCGTACTACCTGCACCAGATGGATGTCGCGGAGGGCTGCGAGCACCTGCGTACGCCCATCGCCAAGGGACTGGAGATCCTCGAGCAGCTTCGCGGACACACCAGCGGGCTCGCGGTGCCGCACCTCGCGGTGGACCTGCCGGGTGGGGGAGGGAAGGTCACCCTCCAGCCCGACTACGTCGTCGAGCGGGGCGAGCGCGAGACGCTGTTCCGCAACTACAAGGGCGAGACGTACGCGTATCCGGAGCCGGAGGAGACCGACTGCTCCTGCCCCTATGATGAGGTGTGGCAGGCGCGGTCGCGAGAGCTCGGGTTCCGGGGCCGCTGA
- a CDS encoding SpoIID/LytB domain-containing protein has protein sequence MLQRVALLLLLLASPRAFAVETMRIAMDDPGDEVRVSGRGLGFGPDTEDGSYVAVPSGQATVRRHNGKLEVNGAPVMGDAIRFRGGMEARDAGGPGNEPLKAGSAQVRGDVVVRLFKNSLQLINVIPLEDYLAAVLGSEMPVSFPLEALKAQAVAARTYALQKKLEAYGAAFHMGSSVLHQVYGGVNREDAKTRAAVEATRGEVLTYDLSPIEAYFHASCGGRTESGQDALQRSLPYLQPVDCPCGKLPASRWSATLSEAELRGALKSSPGGMRVTGRTPTHRVTRVTLADGTVVDGVTFRRKLGYTRLKSLDFDVEASGRNYVFTGRGFGHGAGLCQWGAKAFADQGKTYREILSHYYPGAEFQQLY, from the coding sequence ATGTTGCAACGTGTGGCACTGCTGCTGCTCCTGCTCGCGTCGCCGCGGGCGTTCGCCGTGGAGACGATGCGCATTGCCATGGACGACCCCGGCGACGAGGTCCGCGTGAGCGGCCGGGGCCTGGGCTTCGGCCCCGACACCGAGGACGGGAGCTATGTCGCCGTCCCTTCCGGACAGGCCACCGTGCGCCGCCACAACGGCAAGCTGGAGGTCAACGGCGCGCCGGTGATGGGGGACGCCATCCGCTTCCGGGGCGGCATGGAGGCCCGCGACGCGGGCGGCCCCGGCAACGAACCCCTCAAGGCGGGCAGCGCGCAGGTGCGCGGCGACGTCGTCGTGCGCCTCTTCAAGAACAGCCTCCAGCTCATCAACGTCATCCCCCTGGAGGACTACCTGGCGGCGGTGCTCGGCAGCGAGATGCCCGTGTCCTTCCCGCTGGAGGCCCTCAAGGCCCAGGCCGTGGCCGCGCGGACGTACGCGCTGCAGAAGAAGCTGGAGGCCTATGGCGCCGCGTTCCACATGGGCAGCAGCGTGCTCCACCAGGTGTACGGCGGCGTGAACCGCGAGGACGCCAAGACGCGCGCCGCCGTGGAGGCCACCCGGGGCGAGGTGCTCACGTACGACCTGTCCCCCATCGAGGCGTACTTCCATGCCTCGTGCGGCGGGCGCACCGAGTCCGGCCAGGACGCGCTCCAGCGGAGCCTGCCGTACCTGCAGCCCGTCGACTGCCCCTGCGGCAAGCTGCCCGCCAGCCGCTGGTCCGCGACCCTCTCCGAGGCGGAGCTGCGGGGGGCGCTGAAGTCCTCGCCAGGCGGCATGCGCGTCACCGGCCGCACGCCCACGCACCGGGTGACCCGCGTGACGCTGGCGGATGGCACCGTGGTGGACGGTGTGACGTTCCGCCGCAAGCTGGGCTACACGCGCCTCAAGAGCCTGGACTTCGACGTGGAAGCCTCCGGCAGGAACTACGTGTTCACCGGACGTGGCTTCGGCCACGGGGCGGGGCTGTGCCAGTGGGGCGCCAAGGCCTTCGCCGACCAGGGCAAGACCTACCGGGAAATCCTCTCCCACTACTACCCCGGTGCCGAGTTCCAGCAGCTCTACTGA
- the queA gene encoding tRNA preQ1(34) S-adenosylmethionine ribosyltransferase-isomerase QueA, translated as MSSLLSDYDFELPEAQIAQAPLPHRDASRLMVVSRATGAWSHQHFTDLVDLLREGDLLVLNDARVIPARLLGQKTGTGGRVELLVVRPAASATLTSAALGGAPESLEWVCLGQASKGLKPGQSVTFAGGLAADILEALGGGEYRVRFHAAPGTSLASLLDAAGRLPLPPYITREPEAADAERYQTVYARASGAVAAPTAGLHFTQEVFAKLAAKGVQRAEVTLDVGPGTFLPVREEALDKHHMHPERFTVPQATADAVNAAKAQGRRVVAVGTTVVRTLESATDPDTGRLRSGPGETTMFIRPGYVFRQVDVLLTNFHLPRSTLVMLVSALLGRERTLAAYQEAVRAGYRFFSYGDAMLVKE; from the coding sequence GTGTCGTCCCTCCTCTCCGACTACGATTTCGAGCTCCCCGAGGCGCAGATCGCCCAGGCCCCGCTGCCCCACCGGGACGCGTCGCGCCTGATGGTCGTCAGCCGCGCCACCGGCGCCTGGAGCCATCAGCACTTCACCGACCTCGTGGACCTGCTGCGCGAGGGCGACCTGCTCGTCCTCAACGACGCGCGCGTCATCCCCGCGCGCCTGCTGGGCCAGAAGACGGGCACCGGCGGCCGCGTGGAGCTGCTGGTGGTGCGTCCCGCCGCCTCGGCCACGCTCACCTCCGCGGCGCTCGGGGGCGCTCCGGAGTCGCTCGAGTGGGTCTGCCTGGGCCAGGCATCCAAGGGGCTCAAGCCCGGCCAGTCCGTCACCTTCGCCGGGGGACTGGCCGCGGACATCCTGGAGGCGCTGGGAGGAGGGGAGTACCGGGTGCGCTTCCACGCCGCGCCGGGCACCTCGCTCGCCAGCCTCCTGGACGCGGCGGGCCGCCTGCCCCTGCCTCCGTACATCACCCGCGAGCCCGAGGCCGCGGACGCCGAGCGCTACCAGACCGTGTACGCGCGCGCGTCCGGCGCCGTGGCCGCGCCCACCGCCGGCCTGCACTTCACGCAAGAGGTCTTCGCGAAGCTCGCGGCGAAGGGCGTGCAGCGCGCGGAGGTGACGCTCGACGTGGGGCCCGGCACCTTCCTCCCCGTCCGTGAAGAGGCGCTGGACAAGCACCACATGCACCCGGAGCGCTTCACCGTGCCCCAGGCCACCGCCGACGCCGTGAACGCCGCGAAGGCGCAAGGCCGCCGCGTGGTCGCCGTGGGCACCACCGTGGTGCGCACGCTGGAGTCCGCCACGGACCCGGACACGGGCAGGCTGCGCAGCGGCCCCGGTGAGACGACGATGTTCATCCGGCCCGGCTATGTCTTCCGTCAGGTGGATGTGCTCCTCACGAACTTCCACCTGCCGCGCTCCACGCTGGTGATGCTGGTGAGCGCGCTCCTGGGCCGGGAGCGGACGCTCGCCGCGTACCAGGAGGCCGTGCGCGCGGGCTACCGGTTCTTCAGTTACGGCGATGCCATGTTGGTGAAGGAGTGA